In Nicotiana tabacum cultivar K326 chromosome 19, ASM71507v2, whole genome shotgun sequence, one DNA window encodes the following:
- the LOC107765480 gene encoding putative 1-acyl-sn-glycerol-3-phosphate acyltransferase 5, whose protein sequence is MADDSGKQPRHRNLTLLRIVRGIFCLIVLVLSAFVLLVFFGFWPAIGMRTISVHYSRVGISFVFGCWLALWPFWFEKINKTKVVISGDSVPSAKRVLVIANHRTEVDWMYLWDLALRNGCVGSLRYILKSSLMRLPVFGWVFHVMEFIPVERKWDADALKLRQMLGTYQDPQDPLWLVVFPEGTDFTEQKCIRSQKYASENRLPILKNVLLPKTKGFCACLEELRGSLDAVYDITIGYKHHCPSFLDNAFGVDPAEVHMHVRCISVAEIPESENEAASWLMDTFCDKDKLLSDFHSQGHFPREGIERELSMAKCLANFIFVMTLTAICTYLTLFSSIWFKIYVSSVCAFLATATYFNFRPSPIVSL, encoded by the exons ATGGCTGATGATTCTGGAAAGCAACCAAGGCACCGAAATCTAACCCTGTTGAGGATAGTGAGGGGTATTTTCTGTCTAATTGTGTTAGTACTCTCTGCATTTGTGCTGTTAGTGTTCTTTGGCTTTTGGCCTGCTATTGGCATGCGAACTATCAGTGTCCATTATAGCAGAGTGGGAATATCCTTTGTTTTCGGATGTTGGTTAGCTTTGTGgcccttttggtttgaaaaaattaacaaaaccaAGGTGGTGATCTCTGGAGATTCTGTTCCATCAGCGAAGCGAGTCTTGGTTATTGCAAACCATCGAACTGAGGTTGATTGGATGTACTTGTGGGATCTTGCTTTGCGCAACGGATGTGTAGGTTCGCTAAGGTATATACTTAAGAGCAGTTTGATGAGATTGCCAGTGTTTGGATGGGTTTTTCATGTCATGGAGTTCATACCTGTTGAGAGGAAATGGGATGCTGATGCATTGAAGCTGCGTCAGATGCTCGGGACCTATCAAGATCCTCAAGATCCACTGTGGCTCGTTGTTTTCCCGGAAGGCACTGATTTCAC AGAACAGAAGTGCATCCGTAGTCAAAAATATGCTTCTGAAAACAGATTGCCAATTCTGAAGAACGTACTTCTTCCAAAGACAAAAGGTTTTTGTGCTTGTTTGGAGGAACTGAGAGGTTCCCTGGATGCAG TTTATGACATCACAATTGGCTACAAGCATCATTGCCCTTCTTTTTTGGACAATGCCTTTGGGGTTGATCCGGCTGAAGTTCATATGCACGTCCGCTGTATTTCTGTTGCCGAGATACCAGAATCTGAAAATGAGGCTGCTTCATGGTTGATGGATACATTCTGTGACAAGGATAAATTGTTGTCTGATTTTCATTCACAAGGTCATTTCCCTCGCGAAGGAATAGAAAGAGAGCTGTCTATGGCCAAGTGTTTAGCAAACTTCATCTTTGTGATGACATTGACTGCGATTTGTACTTATctgactctattttcttcaatttggttCAAGATATATGTTTCCTCTGTCTGTGCATTCTTGGCAACAGCTACATATTTCAATTTTCGGCCTTCGCCCATTGTATCTTTATGA
- the LOC107765481 gene encoding UPF0496 protein At4g34320, with amino-acid sequence MGGHLSKKPGETSAAIDNLQYKIELNSYEAACRADTDLQSFDTTLQARTSHVINTLADGVEVRALSFDSLKEVTGCLLEMNQEVVKVILDCKKDIWKNQELFELVEEYFDNSLKTLDFLAALEKCLKRARDSQLLILVALQQFEEESGVEGNRYTKTLEELKNFKAAGDPFTEEFFQIFQSVYTQQMLMLEKLQLKKNKLDKRLKYIHAWRKVSNIIFVATFAAVLICSVVAAAIAAPPVASALAAATSIPLGSMGKWIDSLLKNYENAVKGQKELINTMHVGTFITIKDLDSIRVLIDRLEIEIESLLKKVEFAIDENEVKIGIEEIRKKLDVFMKNVEDLGVQADVCSRDIRRARTVILQRIIKPPNH; translated from the coding sequence ATGGGAGGACATTTGAGCAAAAAGCCTGGTGAGACTTCAGCTGCAATCGACAATCTGCAGTACAAAATCGAGCTGAATTCATATGAAGCCGCGTGCAGGGCTGACACGGATTTACAGTCGTTTGATACAACTCTACAAGCTAGAACCAGTCATGTTATCAATACCCTTGCTGATGGGGTTGAAGTTAGAGCACTTTCTTTTGATTCTTTGAAAGAAGTCACTGGTTGCCTTTTGGAGATGAATCAGGAAGTTGTGAAGGTGATATTGGATTGCAAGAAAGACATATGGAAGAATCAAGAATTGTTTGAGCTGGTTGAGGAGTATTTTGACAATAGCCTCAAAACTCTTGATTTCTTGGCTGCTTTAGAGAAATGCCTAAAACGAGCTCGGGATAGCCAATTGCTGATTCTTGTAGCACTTCAACAATTCGAAGAGGAGAGTGGGGTTGAAGGGAATAGATACACTAAAACTTTAGAGGAACTGAAGAATTTCAAAGCTGCAGGGGATCCTTTCACAGAAGAGTTTTTCCAAATATTCCAGTCTGTTTATACACAGCAAATGCTGATGCTCGAAAAGCTGCAGCTGAAAAAGAACAAGCTTGATAAGAGGCTTAAGTACATTCATGCTTGGAGGAAAGTGTCAAACATTATATTTGTGGCTACATTTGCAGCTGTTTTGATTTGCTCAGTAGTGGCTGCTGCTATAGCTGCTCCTCCAGTTGCATCTGCTCTGGCTGCTGCAACATCGATTCCATTGGGCTCAATGGGCAAATGGATAGATTCCCTTCTCAAGAACTATGAAAATGCTGTCAAAGGGCAGAAAGAATTGATCAACACAATGCATGTTGGTACTTTTATAACAATTAAGGATTTGGACAGTATCAGGGTGCTGATTGATCGACTGGAAATCGAGATCGAGTCCCTCTTGAAGAAagttgagtttgctattgatgaAAATGAAGTTAAGATTGGTATAGAagagatcaggaaaaaacttgaTGTTTTTATGAAGAATGTTGAAGATCTTGGAGTGCAGGCTGATGTTTGTAGCAGGGATATTCGTAGGGCGAGGACTGTTATCTTACAAAGGATCATCAAACCCCCAAACCACTAA